ACGCGGTAACGCATCACTGAAAGGGATGCGACGGGAGGCCACAAATGACACCAAGAAAGACGCCGGTGAACACACAGATGAATCTGCTGTTGTGTGATAGCAAACCGATGATACTACCTGACGACAAACAACGGGAGCTTACAATCGCGCTGGCCGACCTGTTGTTGAGTGCGGCCGCTGAACCAACCAAGCCAGATCGGGGAGGAGACGTATGAATCCCAAAATATCGGCGGATCATTTGAAGCGGCGCGCCATCATCTATGTTCGTCAGTCATCACCCGGACAGGTGATTCACAACCAGGAGAGCCAGCGCCGGCAATATGGTTTGGCCGACCACGCTCGCCAACTTGGCTTCCAGCAGGTCGAGATAATCGACGAAGATCTTGGACGCTCTGGATCCGGCCAAGTGGAGCGCCCCGGATTCCAGCATCTGGTTGCGGAAGTCTGCACGGGGCAGGTTGGCGCCGTGCTTTGCATTGAGGCTTCGCGCCTGGCCCGTAACGGTCGAGACTGGCATCATCTCATCGAGCTCTGCGGCTTGGTACGCGCCCTCGTGATCGATCCAGATGGCGTCTACGATCCAGGCATCCTCAATGATCGGCTCTTGCTGGGGCTTAAAGGTACGATGAGCGAGTTCGAGCTGAACTTGCTGCGGCAACGATCATTGGAAGCGATTCGCCAGAAAGCACGCCGCGGGGAACTTCAGTTCCGACTGCCAGTCGGTTTCCGATGGGCCCCCAACGGCAAAGTCGAGATCGATCCCGACCGTCGTGTGCAAGAGGCAGTGCATCTGGTCTTCACCAAGATGGTGGAACTGGGCAGCGCCCGGCAAGTGCTGCTGTGGTTTCGGGGCGAGAATACGAATCTGCCCGCTTTGGTCGTGGAGACGCCGGGACAGGACGTCGCCTGGAAGCTGCCTGTGTACAACACGATCTGGCACATGCTCAGGAATCCGATGTACGCGGGCGCCTATGCCTTCGGCAAAACGGAATCCCGAACCAAGGTCATCGATGGACGCGCCCGAAAGAGCGAGGGGCATTTTAAGTCGCGTGACACATGGATGGTCTTGATTCACGACCATCATGCCGGTTACATTTCTTGGGAGCAGTTCGAACGTAATCAGGCGATGCTGTCCGATAACGCGCACATGAAATCGCGAATGGAGCCGAAGGCCGGCCGTGGAGGCCGAAGCTTATTAGCCGGCCTGTTGCGTTGCCGACGGTGCGGGAGGATGCTTCAC
The sequence above is drawn from the Planctomycetia bacterium genome and encodes:
- a CDS encoding recombinase family protein; translated protein: MNPKISADHLKRRAIIYVRQSSPGQVIHNQESQRRQYGLADHARQLGFQQVEIIDEDLGRSGSGQVERPGFQHLVAEVCTGQVGAVLCIEASRLARNGRDWHHLIELCGLVRALVIDPDGVYDPGILNDRLLLGLKGTMSEFELNLLRQRSLEAIRQKARRGELQFRLPVGFRWAPNGKVEIDPDRRVQEAVHLVFTKMVELGSARQVLLWFRGENTNLPALVVETPGQDVAWKLPVYNTIWHMLRNPMYAGAYAFGKTESRTKVIDGRARKSEGHFKSRDTWMVLIHDHHAGYISWEQFERNQAMLSDNAHMKSRMEPKAGRGGRSLLAGLLRCRRCGRMLHVAYSGTHGEVPRYHCRGAQINHGTDWCISFGGLKPDREVAAEILKAVEGNAIEAALEVAARAAEQQSQRHRALSLELEQARYEARLAARRYEAVDPDNRLVAGELEARWNAALSTVGEVEQRLRDNEVPANASRIPDRETLCSLAQDLPAAWNSPATHMRLKQRIVRILIEEIIADVDDAASEIVLLIHWTGGRHSELRMKKNLTGRHSRCTNLETIEVLRRMSRRFPDDQIAATLNRLGLKTGTGNTWNEGRVRSVRSYHELPACNAALAPRQKIESNKIPATQVVPWAPWEIPIEAIESEDVVQEVARAKRRPRNLTAANGPSMPMFAEIGEDAGG